From a single Prochlorococcus sp. MIT 0603 genomic region:
- a CDS encoding ABC transporter substrate-binding protein codes for MHFKYKSDTLKNLSPLAKLGVLILLLTQISCAKSISENKVIIASKGKIESIDPAQAYKLLAIQLISSLGDTLYRINSKGIIEPILAKSVPKISKDGLTVSIELRNDVLFHDGTQFDAKAMAFTINRFINIGTLNYVIDDRINSIETPEKFLLKINLSRPSSSIKGLLSSINLTPVSPSSYSENTDKFLHDNFIGTGPYKLVSYTPEKQIIEPFKEYWGEKAKNQGVNYISLNTSTALFSAIKTGQVDILLSNSIEDGHRLALNRLSINSVLQQVETTPMQIGYIAFRTNSELLSKNAIRKALLHSLDRELISKQVSYGLRKPLRSLTPRFLWSRSTSPWPKYNINIASKLFEEAGYCKTKKLKLPLTFRSNVPSDKLLALTWKEQVKRDLSNCLEISLNGVESTTVYKQLADGVHQAVILDWTGDYPDPYAYLSPLLDCKKISFESCKEGEAVSGGTFWTNSDLQESLERSESLQGNERLKELQKAEDIASDGAALLPIWLLRQRVWFQNNLTKPEFDGSGRLLLHKIVKTNE; via the coding sequence ATGCATTTCAAATACAAGTCTGACACATTAAAAAATTTAAGTCCATTAGCAAAATTGGGAGTATTAATATTACTTTTAACTCAAATTTCGTGTGCTAAAAGTATTTCGGAAAACAAAGTAATTATAGCCAGCAAAGGGAAGATTGAATCTATTGATCCAGCACAGGCTTACAAATTACTTGCAATTCAATTAATTAGCAGCCTAGGAGATACATTATATCGTATCAATTCCAAAGGTATTATTGAGCCAATACTAGCAAAGTCAGTTCCAAAGATTAGCAAAGATGGATTAACAGTTTCTATAGAGTTGAGAAATGATGTTTTGTTTCATGATGGGACTCAGTTTGATGCTAAGGCAATGGCATTTACCATCAATCGCTTTATAAATATAGGAACACTTAATTATGTTATTGATGATAGAATTAATTCTATTGAAACACCTGAAAAATTTCTTTTAAAAATAAATCTTTCCAGGCCTTCAAGCTCTATCAAAGGACTCTTATCTTCCATAAACCTTACACCAGTTTCACCAAGTTCATACTCGGAAAATACTGATAAATTCCTACATGATAATTTCATTGGGACTGGACCTTATAAATTAGTTAGTTATACGCCAGAAAAACAAATCATTGAACCTTTTAAGGAATATTGGGGCGAAAAAGCAAAAAATCAAGGTGTGAATTATATTAGTTTAAATACATCAACAGCACTTTTCAGTGCAATTAAAACAGGTCAAGTAGATATATTATTATCTAATTCTATAGAAGATGGTCATAGACTTGCATTAAATAGATTATCTATCAATAGTGTTTTGCAGCAAGTAGAGACTACTCCTATGCAAATTGGATATATAGCATTTCGAACAAATTCAGAATTACTTTCAAAAAATGCAATTAGAAAAGCACTCTTACATTCTTTGGATAGAGAGTTAATTTCTAAACAGGTAAGCTATGGGTTAAGGAAGCCTTTAAGATCATTAACACCTCGATTCTTATGGAGCCGAAGCACTTCACCTTGGCCAAAATACAATATTAATATTGCCTCTAAATTATTTGAAGAAGCAGGATATTGCAAAACCAAAAAACTGAAGCTACCTCTAACATTTAGATCAAATGTACCTTCAGATAAGCTTTTAGCCCTTACATGGAAAGAACAAGTTAAACGTGATTTGTCTAATTGTTTGGAGATTTCACTGAATGGAGTTGAGTCAACAACTGTATATAAACAACTTGCCGATGGAGTTCACCAAGCAGTAATTCTAGATTGGACTGGGGACTATCCAGATCCATACGCTTACTTATCCCCTCTACTTGATTGCAAAAAAATCAGTTTCGAAAGCTGTAAAGAAGGGGAAGCAGTATCTGGAGGAACTTTTTGGACAAATAGCGACCTGCAAGAATCTCTAGAAAGAAGTGAGTCTCTACAAGGGAATGAAAGACTCAAAGAGCTCCAAAAGGCTGAGGATATAGCATCAGATGGAGCTGCTCTTTTACCAATATGGCTTCTTAGACAAAGAGTTTGGTTCCAAAACAACTTAACTAAACCTGAATTTGATGGAAGCGGAAGGCTTCTTCTTCATAAAATCGTCAAGACAAATGAATAG
- a CDS encoding ABC transporter permease — MNRSKALLQYSLSRLALTPIMLWLISTLVFLLLRVAPGDPVDAILGNRADNAAREALRARLGLDIPLINQYFQYLNNLIHGDLGQSLSNQEPVQAIIAKTLPASLELGISALLIASILGFCVGFTSIAIPEGKTDLAGRLFGIGTYALPPFWAAMVIQIFFSVVLGWLPVGGRFPPLLMQPEGSGFIILDSLKSGNIDALIGAIRHLVLPASTLGLLLSGIFSRSLRINLGKVLNANYIQAARSRGIKKYKIILIHALPNALLPVLTIAGLTIASLIGGALLIEVTFSWPGIALGLKEAISQRDYPTVQGIVIVISGLVVLISLVVDLIIAFIDPRINY; from the coding sequence ATGAATAGATCCAAAGCATTACTTCAATACTCATTAAGCAGATTGGCTTTAACCCCAATAATGCTATGGCTAATTTCTACTTTAGTTTTTTTATTACTTCGAGTGGCTCCTGGAGATCCAGTAGATGCAATTTTAGGTAACCGTGCAGACAATGCTGCAAGAGAAGCTCTAAGGGCAAGGCTTGGTTTAGATATACCTTTAATAAATCAATATTTTCAATACCTAAATAACCTTATCCATGGAGATTTAGGTCAATCACTTAGCAATCAAGAACCCGTTCAGGCAATAATTGCAAAAACCTTACCTGCCAGTTTAGAGCTAGGGATTTCGGCATTGTTAATTGCTTCAATACTTGGTTTTTGTGTTGGCTTTACCAGCATTGCCATACCAGAAGGGAAGACAGATCTTGCAGGTCGTTTATTTGGGATTGGCACCTATGCATTACCGCCCTTTTGGGCTGCAATGGTAATTCAAATTTTCTTCTCAGTTGTTCTAGGTTGGCTTCCAGTAGGAGGTCGCTTTCCACCTTTATTGATGCAACCAGAAGGCAGTGGCTTCATAATATTAGATAGCCTTAAAAGTGGAAATATAGATGCATTAATAGGTGCAATTAGACATCTTGTTTTACCCGCAAGCACATTAGGTCTCCTATTAAGCGGTATATTCAGCCGGTCTCTAAGAATAAATCTAGGAAAAGTACTAAACGCTAATTATATTCAAGCCGCAAGAAGTAGAGGCATTAAAAAGTATAAGATAATTTTAATTCATGCTTTACCTAATGCTTTATTACCCGTTCTAACGATTGCTGGACTGACAATTGCATCATTGATAGGAGGTGCACTTTTAATAGAAGTAACATTCTCATGGCCTGGGATTGCACTAGGTTTAAAAGAAGCAATAAGCCAAAGAGATTATCCAACAGTTCAGGGTATTGTCATTGTGATTTCAGGCCTTGTAGTACTAATTAGTTTAGTGGTAGATCTAATTATTGCTTTTATAGATCCAAGAATTAATTACTAA
- a CDS encoding alpha/beta hydrolase, which produces MPLRSSIRRIIVSCLVATIGTINCFGSHLYAAERVEFHFDGMTIPIPIDELNLWNRGLNDKDLDDLKANSELAFWLNMLGFKSRAALSEFLEAPLIKDKSMARQLLRSWAGRKLLDEISDLVVIDDDNSGIKLFNTLETLLEDQEEVSLLDLLKGLSAEVVHFDLDGWLLVLSNWRNELQKQQKLLTDLRSFSSNINLLKVDKSSEDDLKESLKETLKIKVSHRSEDLEVEIWKPLARSSSRDNWIAFMPGLGGDQSHFRWLARSLSHRGWEVVVLDHPGSNAKAMHSFVEGSNPVPGGAEVYPYRLADLKAVLNAKEKGILNLKGKRVVLMGHSLGALTAFLASGATPQAGLAARCNSALNDLSITNLSRLLQCQLVDVPLAKEDKIFDLSAIIGINSFGKLLWPEPLSAKINVPIFLTGGTFDLVTPALSEQLGLFLSAKSNKLSRVLIIEGASHFSPIRVDDQNKQLKETDIYQISDILVGSHPFSVQSLLAKEIINFLDNLEQNKSVPVLMNNVTTDLRFHLLDRNIVTKVKNISN; this is translated from the coding sequence TTGCCTTTAAGAAGCTCAATACGAAGAATAATTGTTAGTTGCTTGGTTGCCACTATTGGTACAATCAATTGCTTTGGAAGCCATTTATATGCAGCTGAAAGGGTGGAGTTTCATTTTGATGGAATGACTATTCCTATTCCAATAGACGAATTGAATCTTTGGAATAGAGGTTTAAATGACAAAGATCTCGATGATTTAAAGGCTAATTCAGAACTAGCTTTTTGGCTTAATATGCTTGGCTTTAAAAGTAGAGCTGCATTATCAGAATTCTTAGAAGCTCCTCTAATTAAAGATAAAAGTATGGCTAGACAACTCCTTAGGAGTTGGGCAGGACGCAAGTTGTTAGACGAAATCAGTGATCTTGTTGTAATAGATGATGATAATAGTGGTATAAAGCTTTTTAATACTTTAGAGACTCTCCTTGAGGATCAGGAGGAAGTTTCATTATTAGATCTTTTAAAGGGATTATCTGCAGAGGTTGTACATTTTGATTTAGATGGCTGGCTCCTTGTTTTATCTAATTGGCGAAATGAATTGCAGAAGCAGCAAAAATTATTGACAGATTTAAGAAGTTTTTCTTCTAATATAAATTTGTTGAAAGTTGATAAAAGTTCTGAAGATGATTTAAAGGAATCGTTAAAAGAGACTTTGAAAATAAAGGTATCTCATCGATCTGAAGATTTAGAAGTTGAGATTTGGAAACCATTAGCAAGAAGTTCCTCAAGAGATAATTGGATTGCTTTTATGCCTGGTTTAGGAGGAGACCAAAGTCATTTTCGTTGGCTTGCTAGAAGTCTTAGTCATCGAGGCTGGGAGGTTGTTGTCCTTGATCATCCTGGAAGTAATGCAAAAGCAATGCATTCTTTTGTTGAAGGTAGCAATCCTGTACCAGGAGGAGCAGAAGTATATCCTTATCGCTTAGCTGATTTAAAAGCAGTCTTAAATGCCAAGGAAAAAGGAATACTCAATTTAAAGGGGAAGAGAGTTGTCTTAATGGGACATTCTCTAGGAGCTTTAACGGCATTTTTGGCTTCTGGTGCCACCCCTCAGGCAGGTTTGGCTGCAAGATGTAATTCTGCATTAAATGATCTTTCAATTACTAATCTTTCTAGACTTTTACAGTGTCAATTAGTAGATGTGCCTTTGGCAAAAGAAGATAAAATTTTTGATTTATCTGCAATTATTGGTATCAATAGCTTTGGTAAATTATTGTGGCCAGAGCCTTTAAGTGCAAAAATAAATGTACCTATTTTTTTAACAGGTGGAACTTTTGATCTTGTTACTCCAGCTCTCTCAGAACAATTAGGCCTTTTTCTTTCGGCTAAGTCTAATAAATTAAGTAGGGTTTTAATTATTGAAGGTGCTAGCCATTTTTCCCCTATTAGAGTTGATGATCAAAATAAGCAATTAAAAGAAACAGATATATATCAAATTAGTGATATTTTGGTTGGTTCACACCCTTTTTCAGTACAAAGCTTATTAGCGAAGGAAATAATAAACTTCCTTGATAATTTGGAACAAAATAAATCTGTTCCTGTATTGATGAATAATGTCACAACAGATTTAAGATTTCATTTACTTGACCGTAATATTGTTACTAAAGTAAAAAATATTAGTAATTAA
- a CDS encoding MFS transporter, translating to MSFLKATTTLKQWWNQFPSKLRRITTCRLLASIGAGGVLYLTPLVFNNLSFSATQIGLGFCAAAAAGTFTRLTTGIFLDRGTGFSIPLRIAALLAITADLILFTAYTKQAYIFGELFLGGAAGIYWPSVEIAIPISCKEGQSGKGFALARTADALGVSIGVLLGSVSASIGYLRSIYLIEICCMFILLALLEDKDSKQILPVSRVNPNINSSNMIIKNYSEIINLIKTLSPMLVLSILSTGILSLMQIGLQLDLVKGGINRPGIESNLIGWVIAYKLILLLLLQWPIGKWLSKKNIKYGLRLSTINFMVGCLLLSLSSFYYNGLILMIVGLVPISIGIAMFLPTATESIVQISPKSFRGLSMAIYSQCFGISFLVFPLIAGRIIDETGDGMILWLATSICCLLVYPLINKIKLA from the coding sequence TTGAGCTTCTTAAAGGCAACGACAACTCTCAAACAATGGTGGAATCAGTTTCCCTCAAAGCTGCGCAGAATCACAACTTGTAGATTATTAGCTTCAATTGGAGCTGGAGGTGTTCTATACCTAACTCCTCTTGTATTTAATAATCTATCTTTTAGTGCAACTCAAATTGGATTAGGTTTTTGTGCAGCTGCAGCAGCAGGAACATTTACAAGACTAACAACTGGCATTTTCCTTGACAGGGGAACTGGATTTTCTATCCCATTAAGGATAGCTGCCCTATTAGCAATTACAGCTGATCTTATTCTTTTTACAGCCTATACGAAGCAAGCCTACATCTTCGGTGAATTATTCCTTGGGGGGGCTGCAGGTATTTATTGGCCTTCTGTCGAAATAGCTATCCCAATTTCCTGCAAAGAAGGTCAGTCTGGTAAAGGGTTTGCACTAGCTCGTACAGCTGACGCTCTAGGAGTCAGCATAGGTGTTTTACTAGGCTCAGTTTCTGCATCAATTGGCTATTTAAGGTCAATTTATTTGATAGAAATATGCTGTATGTTTATTTTACTCGCATTGCTCGAAGATAAGGATTCCAAGCAAATACTTCCAGTCAGCAGAGTCAATCCAAATATAAATAGTTCAAATATGATAATAAAAAACTATTCGGAAATAATTAATTTAATAAAAACACTTTCTCCAATGTTGGTATTAAGCATATTAAGCACTGGCATACTATCTCTAATGCAAATCGGACTTCAACTTGACCTAGTAAAAGGAGGGATTAACAGACCGGGAATAGAAAGCAATCTAATAGGATGGGTTATAGCCTACAAACTTATATTATTATTATTATTACAATGGCCCATTGGCAAATGGCTATCCAAAAAGAATATTAAATATGGATTAAGACTTAGCACAATTAACTTTATGGTTGGATGTTTACTGCTTTCACTTTCAAGTTTTTACTATAATGGTCTGATATTAATGATAGTTGGTTTAGTTCCTATTTCTATTGGAATTGCAATGTTCTTGCCAACTGCCACTGAATCAATAGTTCAAATATCTCCTAAAAGTTTTCGAGGTTTGTCAATGGCTATCTACTCACAATGTTTTGGAATTAGCTTCTTAGTATTTCCATTAATAGCAGGTAGAATAATAGATGAAACTGGAGATGGCATGATTCTATGGTTAGCTACAAGCATATGCTGTTTACTAGTATACCCTTTAATAAATAAAATCAAGTTAGCATAA
- a CDS encoding DUF2834 domain-containing protein, whose translation MLAYFYLLISIAGAIFPTLANVRFAKTYGPGFDFAKFIDLATSNAASQSLSFDLLFLASAIFLWMYVEARRLNIRYFWLVALGTFTIAIGFSAPFFLFLRERRLYEIENENLPNS comes from the coding sequence ATGCTTGCTTACTTTTACTTGCTTATATCAATAGCAGGAGCAATTTTCCCCACTCTTGCCAATGTTCGATTTGCAAAAACTTATGGACCAGGCTTTGATTTTGCAAAATTCATAGACTTGGCGACTTCTAATGCAGCCTCACAATCTCTTTCATTTGATTTGCTCTTTTTAGCAAGTGCAATTTTCTTATGGATGTATGTAGAAGCTCGTCGATTGAATATAAGGTATTTTTGGCTTGTAGCTTTAGGAACATTTACTATTGCTATAGGATTCTCAGCACCATTTTTTCTCTTTTTAAGGGAACGTCGGCTTTATGAGATTGAGAATGAAAACCTTCCAAATAGTTGA
- a CDS encoding PfkB family carbohydrate kinase produces MKSINNIRLAVLGHIEWVSFISVETMPTQGLITHGNNFLENAAGGGAVAAVQMSKLTNQKVHFFTSLGNDSIGHKCFKELSSLGIELHTVWKEKPTRRAFSFVDKNGDRAITVVGERLQPSYKDSLPWDMMENFDAVFITAGDSEAINACREAKIVCATPRVKIKALNEASIQLDALIASKLDPDEQIKEDSLYVRPKFIIKTEGALGGLITPGGRYEAVNPGKEEVDSYGCGDSFAAGVTAGLAANLEIKEAVQLGAKCGAECASHFGAYNK; encoded by the coding sequence ATGAAATCAATAAATAATATAAGATTAGCTGTATTAGGTCATATCGAATGGGTCTCATTTATATCAGTAGAGACAATGCCTACTCAAGGATTGATAACACATGGTAATAACTTTCTCGAAAATGCTGCAGGAGGTGGGGCTGTAGCAGCAGTGCAAATGTCAAAACTAACCAATCAAAAAGTTCATTTCTTTACATCTCTAGGCAATGACTCTATAGGTCATAAATGTTTTAAAGAACTAAGCTCATTAGGGATAGAATTACATACTGTTTGGAAAGAAAAGCCTACAAGAAGAGCATTTAGCTTTGTAGATAAAAATGGGGATCGTGCCATAACAGTTGTTGGAGAAAGGCTTCAACCGTCATATAAAGATTCGCTACCTTGGGATATGATGGAAAACTTTGATGCTGTGTTTATAACAGCAGGAGATTCAGAGGCAATTAATGCTTGCAGGGAAGCAAAAATTGTTTGCGCAACTCCTAGAGTAAAAATAAAAGCCTTGAATGAAGCGAGTATTCAATTAGATGCTTTAATTGCTAGCAAATTAGACCCTGATGAACAAATTAAAGAAGACTCTCTGTATGTAAGACCTAAATTCATAATAAAAACAGAAGGCGCTTTAGGTGGGCTAATAACACCAGGTGGTAGATATGAAGCAGTAAATCCAGGAAAAGAAGAAGTAGATAGCTATGGATGTGGCGACAGCTTTGCAGCAGGAGTTACTGCAGGATTAGCAGCAAATCTGGAGATAAAAGAAGCTGTGCAACTCGGTGCAAAATGTGGGGCAGAATGCGCTTCTCACTTTGGAGCTTATAATAAATAA
- a CDS encoding pentapeptide repeat-containing protein codes for MSIISPFKRLLGVSIALLLTFLPCLSVNAVLNVGDEVPNYVRSQITGIDLHGQDLSKSSIAGATARDANLSNVDLHGTVVTLADLKGSNLNGIDLTDTLSDRVNFQKTDLRNAVLVNMIASGSSFAGALIEGADFSYAVLDSDDQRNLCEIAEGTNPVTGVETRNSLECSERGVGYKPAMPGN; via the coding sequence ATGTCGATAATTTCCCCTTTTAAGAGACTTTTAGGAGTTTCTATAGCCTTACTTTTGACTTTCCTTCCCTGTTTGTCGGTTAATGCAGTCTTAAATGTAGGGGATGAGGTGCCAAACTATGTTCGCTCTCAAATTACTGGGATTGATCTTCACGGGCAAGACTTGTCCAAGTCTTCCATTGCTGGAGCTACTGCTAGAGATGCAAACCTTAGTAATGTTGATTTGCATGGGACAGTCGTAACGCTAGCTGATTTAAAAGGGTCCAATCTTAATGGTATTGATTTGACGGATACATTATCGGATAGGGTGAATTTTCAGAAAACTGATTTAAGAAATGCTGTTTTAGTAAATATGATTGCTTCTGGAAGTAGTTTTGCAGGAGCCCTAATAGAAGGAGCTGACTTTAGTTATGCAGTACTTGATAGTGATGATCAGAGAAATCTTTGTGAAATCGCAGAAGGTACTAACCCCGTAACAGGAGTTGAAACTAGAAACAGTCTTGAATGTTCAGAGAGAGGTGTTGGGTATAAACCTGCAATGCCTGGTAATTAA
- the fldA gene encoding flavodoxin FldA, which yields MTIGIYFATTTGKTEDIAERIHGLLDGAEDPKDMSDVDDLSELASHDGIICGIPTWNTGADSERSGTAWDTILEEIGELNLSGKKVAIFGLGDSSTYTENYCDAMEELHRYFQQAGATMVGYVSTSEYTFDESKSVLGGTFCGLPLDEDSESDMTDTRISQWAEQLKSEMPGA from the coding sequence ATGACAATAGGTATTTATTTCGCAACAACTACTGGAAAAACAGAGGACATTGCAGAAAGGATTCATGGATTGTTGGATGGGGCAGAAGATCCCAAAGACATGTCAGATGTTGATGACCTTTCAGAGCTTGCAAGCCATGATGGAATTATTTGTGGAATACCAACATGGAACACAGGAGCAGATTCAGAGAGGTCAGGAACAGCTTGGGACACAATCCTCGAGGAAATAGGCGAACTAAATTTATCAGGTAAAAAAGTCGCTATTTTTGGTTTAGGAGACTCATCGACCTATACAGAAAATTATTGCGATGCAATGGAGGAATTGCATAGATATTTCCAACAAGCAGGAGCTACTATGGTTGGCTATGTAAGTACAAGTGAATATACATTTGATGAGTCTAAGAGCGTACTAGGAGGAACTTTTTGCGGCCTCCCATTGGATGAAGACAGTGAATCTGATATGACAGATACAAGGATATCTCAATGGGCAGAGCAGTTGAAAAGTGAAATGCCTGGAGCTTAA
- a CDS encoding chlorophyll a/b binding light-harvesting protein yields the protein MQTYGNPEVTYGWWAGNSVVTNRSGRFIASHVGHTGLICFAAGGSTLWELARYNPEIPMGHQSSLFLAHLASIGIGFDEAGVWTGAGVATIAIFHLIFSMVYGGGGLLHGVLFDENVEDSEVLQAQKFKLEWNNPDNQTFILGHHLVFMGVACVWFVEWARIHGIYDPALGAVRQVNYNLDLSMIWQRQFDFITIDSLEDVMGGHAFLGFAEITGGAFHVIAGSTPWEDKRLGEWSKFKGSELLSAEAVLSWSLAGIGWMAIVAAFWCATNTTVYPEAWYGETLQLKFAVSPYWVDTGDLSDATAFWGHSTRAALTNVHYYLGFFFLQGHFWHALRALGFNFKSVTASIGNEKESTFRINS from the coding sequence ATGCAGACCTATGGAAATCCAGAAGTTACCTATGGATGGTGGGCTGGTAATTCTGTAGTTACCAACCGCTCTGGCCGATTCATTGCCTCTCATGTAGGACATACAGGCCTGATTTGCTTTGCAGCTGGTGGTAGCACTCTTTGGGAGCTTGCTCGGTACAATCCCGAGATACCCATGGGACATCAGAGCTCTTTATTCTTGGCACACCTTGCTTCTATAGGCATTGGCTTTGATGAAGCTGGTGTTTGGACTGGAGCCGGTGTTGCAACTATTGCTATTTTCCACCTTATTTTCTCTATGGTTTATGGAGGAGGAGGCCTTCTTCATGGAGTCCTCTTTGATGAAAATGTAGAAGATAGTGAGGTTTTGCAAGCTCAGAAATTTAAGCTTGAATGGAATAACCCTGACAACCAGACATTTATTCTTGGACACCATTTAGTTTTTATGGGTGTTGCCTGTGTTTGGTTTGTTGAATGGGCCAGGATTCATGGAATTTATGATCCTGCTCTTGGAGCAGTCCGTCAGGTTAATTACAACCTTGACCTTTCTATGATCTGGCAAAGGCAGTTTGATTTCATTACTATTGACAGCCTTGAGGATGTTATGGGTGGCCATGCTTTCTTGGGTTTCGCTGAAATTACTGGTGGAGCTTTTCACGTTATTGCAGGATCAACCCCATGGGAAGATAAAAGACTTGGTGAATGGAGCAAATTCAAGGGTTCTGAATTGCTTTCAGCAGAGGCAGTACTCTCTTGGTCACTTGCAGGTATTGGTTGGATGGCAATAGTTGCAGCATTCTGGTGTGCAACTAATACAACTGTTTATCCAGAGGCTTGGTATGGTGAGACGCTTCAACTTAAGTTTGCTGTCTCTCCCTATTGGGTTGACACAGGAGATCTTTCTGATGCAACTGCATTTTGGGGACATTCAACTAGAGCTGCTCTAACAAATGTTCATTACTACCTTGGCTTCTTTTTCTTGCAAGGCCATTTCTGGCATGCATTACGGGCATTAGGCTTTAATTTCAAAAGCGTAACTGCTTCAATTGGTAATGAGAAGGAGAGTACATTTAGAATAAATTCTTAA
- a CDS encoding chlorophyll a/b binding light-harvesting protein translates to MQTYGNPNVTYGWWAGNSGVTNRSGKFIAAHAAHTGLIAFGCGAATLVELAGFDPSLPMGHQSSLFLAHLASIGIGFDEAGVWTGVGVANIAILHLILSMVYGGGGLLHSVYFTGDMQDSEVPQARKFKLEWDNPDNQTFILGHHLIFFGVANIWFVEWARIHGIYDPAIEAIRQVNYNLDLTQIWNHQFDFLTIDSLEDVLGGHAFLAFFQIGGGAFHIATKQIGTYTKFKGKGLLSAEAILSWSLAGIGWMACVAAFWAAQNTTVYPESWYGEVLQFKFGVAPYWIDTVPGGTAFLGHTSRAALVNVHYYLGFFFIQGHLWHALRAMGFDFKRLLDRTGPFGIPRTLSS, encoded by the coding sequence ATGCAGACCTACGGAAACCCAAACGTCACCTACGGGTGGTGGGCTGGTAATTCTGGAGTCACCAACCGCTCAGGCAAATTCATTGCAGCTCATGCAGCTCATACAGGACTAATTGCCTTTGGGTGTGGTGCAGCCACACTTGTTGAACTAGCAGGATTTGACCCTTCATTGCCTATGGGTCACCAAAGTTCTCTTTTTCTTGCTCATTTGGCATCTATCGGTATTGGCTTTGATGAAGCTGGAGTTTGGACTGGTGTTGGTGTAGCCAATATCGCAATACTTCATTTAATCCTCTCTATGGTTTATGGAGGAGGAGGACTTTTGCACTCCGTATATTTCACAGGAGATATGCAGGATTCAGAAGTTCCACAAGCCAGAAAGTTCAAGTTGGAATGGGACAACCCTGATAACCAAACTTTCATTCTTGGACACCATTTAATTTTCTTTGGTGTTGCAAATATATGGTTTGTTGAATGGGCCAGGATTCATGGAATTTATGATCCTGCTATTGAGGCAATACGACAGGTTAATTACAACCTTGACCTCACTCAAATTTGGAACCATCAGTTTGACTTTTTAACTATTGACAGCCTTGAGGATGTCTTAGGGGGCCATGCGTTTTTAGCTTTCTTCCAAATTGGAGGAGGTGCTTTTCATATTGCAACTAAGCAAATTGGCACTTATACAAAATTCAAGGGCAAGGGATTGCTCTCAGCTGAAGCAATTCTTTCTTGGTCATTAGCAGGTATAGGCTGGATGGCATGTGTGGCTGCTTTTTGGGCTGCTCAAAACACCACTGTTTATCCTGAGTCTTGGTATGGAGAAGTTCTTCAATTTAAATTTGGGGTTGCTCCTTATTGGATAGATACTGTTCCTGGTGGAACTGCTTTCTTAGGACACACTTCTAGGGCTGCTTTAGTTAACGTTCATTATTATCTAGGATTCTTCTTTATCCAAGGTCATTTATGGCATGCATTGCGTGCTATGGGCTTTGACTTTAAGAGATTGCTAGACAGAACTGGTCCCTTTGGTATACCAAGGACTCTTTCAAGTTAA